One Glaciihabitans arcticus DNA window includes the following coding sequences:
- a CDS encoding SRPBCC family protein codes for MSTPTGTVSRISPTEVELALSRVITAEADDVWASLTASDRTAAWIGPWSGEARVGGTIELTMVLEDGSPTVPVRIDACDEPYHVAFTTDSFVLEVRLFPLDNGTELILSQTLDDPSLAESYGPGWEFYLDALLAARDGRPLPRFGDYDPSMAPYYAGLARNL; via the coding sequence ATGTCAACGCCGACCGGAACCGTCTCCCGCATCTCCCCCACCGAGGTCGAGCTCGCCCTCTCCCGCGTGATCACCGCAGAGGCGGATGACGTCTGGGCCAGCCTCACGGCATCCGATCGCACCGCCGCGTGGATCGGTCCCTGGTCGGGAGAGGCGCGTGTGGGCGGCACCATCGAGCTCACGATGGTGCTCGAGGACGGCTCCCCCACCGTGCCGGTGCGCATCGACGCGTGCGACGAGCCGTACCACGTGGCCTTCACCACCGACTCCTTTGTGCTCGAGGTGCGGCTCTTCCCGCTCGACAACGGCACCGAGCTGATCCTCAGCCAGACGCTCGACGACCCGTCACTCGCCGAGAGCTACGGCCCCGGCTGGGAGTTCTACCTCGACGCCCTGCTTGCCGCGCGCGACGGTCGCCCGCTGCCACGCTTCGGGGACTACGACCCGAGCATGGCGCCGTACTACGCAGGGCTCGCCCGTAACCTCTAG
- a CDS encoding O-acetylhomoserine aminocarboxypropyltransferase/cysteine synthase family protein, translating into MTDQTTWAEATKQVHAGYTAGVPQNTAVVPIYQSTAYEFADFNSAADIFALRASGNLYGRTGNPTNATLETRVAALDGGVAALATGSGQSAVAIALLALAKNGQHIVASSQLYGGSVDLLEDTFADFGIGVTFVDPHDPSAWADAIQPGTRAFFVESIGNPIASVPDLEALAEVAHENDIPLVVDNTIATPYLQRPIEFGADIVVYSATKFLGGHGNALAGVIVDAGTFNYGARPDRWPQFTSVSKRFGGIVFWDHFGAAKSAYLSYAKVKLSHDLGPSLSPFNAFLILQGIETLDVRLRKQTDTALALARYLDDQPLVRRVHHAGLAGHPDHALAGKYLPRGTGAVFSFDLNAPDAAVGSFIDSLGLFKLVANIGDVRSLVVHPATTTHSRFTAEQRDAAGITLTTIRLSVGLEDPADLLADLEQAFARLTTRSTETS; encoded by the coding sequence ATGACCGACCAGACGACCTGGGCCGAGGCCACGAAGCAGGTACACGCCGGCTATACGGCAGGCGTGCCGCAGAACACCGCCGTTGTTCCGATCTACCAGTCGACCGCGTACGAGTTCGCCGACTTCAACTCGGCGGCCGACATCTTCGCGCTGCGCGCCTCCGGAAACCTGTACGGCCGCACCGGCAACCCCACCAACGCGACGCTCGAGACGCGGGTCGCTGCCCTCGACGGCGGCGTTGCCGCACTCGCCACCGGCTCCGGCCAATCCGCCGTCGCGATCGCCCTGCTCGCCCTCGCGAAGAACGGCCAGCACATCGTGGCGTCCAGCCAGCTGTACGGCGGATCCGTCGACCTGCTGGAAGACACCTTCGCCGACTTCGGCATCGGGGTCACCTTCGTCGATCCCCACGATCCGTCGGCCTGGGCGGATGCGATCCAGCCCGGTACGCGGGCCTTCTTCGTGGAGAGCATCGGCAACCCGATCGCCTCCGTGCCCGACCTGGAGGCACTCGCCGAGGTCGCGCACGAGAACGACATCCCGCTCGTCGTCGACAACACGATCGCAACGCCGTACCTGCAGCGCCCGATCGAGTTCGGCGCCGACATCGTCGTCTACTCGGCCACAAAGTTCCTGGGCGGTCACGGCAACGCGCTCGCCGGCGTGATCGTCGACGCGGGCACCTTTAACTACGGTGCGCGACCCGACCGTTGGCCCCAGTTCACGAGCGTGAGCAAGCGCTTCGGCGGCATCGTCTTCTGGGATCACTTCGGCGCGGCCAAGAGCGCCTACCTCTCCTACGCGAAGGTCAAGCTGAGCCACGACCTCGGGCCGTCGCTCTCGCCGTTCAACGCCTTCCTGATCCTGCAGGGCATCGAGACCCTCGACGTGCGGCTGCGCAAGCAGACCGACACGGCCCTCGCCCTCGCCCGCTACCTCGACGACCAACCGCTCGTGCGCCGCGTGCACCACGCCGGCCTGGCAGGGCACCCCGACCATGCCCTGGCCGGCAAGTACCTGCCGCGCGGTACGGGCGCGGTGTTCTCCTTCGACCTGAATGCTCCGGATGCCGCGGTCGGCTCGTTCATCGACAGCCTCGGGTTGTTCAAGCTCGTCGCCAACATCGGCGATGTGCGCAGCCTCGTTGTGCACCCCGCAACCACCACCCACAGCCGCTTCACCGCCGAACAGCGGGACGCGGCGGGCATCACGCTCACGACCATCCGGCTCTCGGTCGGACTCGAGGATCCGGCCGACCTGCTCGCCGACCTCGAGCAGGCGTTCGCCCGGCTCACCACTCGTTCGACGGAGACATCATGA
- a CDS encoding ribonucleoside-diphosphate reductase subunit alpha gives MGITVVKRDGEREPYDANKINLAIEHASAGLDENITWVTQIASELELTLFDGITTQQLDEAVIQVALQNVKDDPAFDIVAARLLLKTIYKRVLGDYETADELKSLHKQHFAANVTRGVDEKLLDPRLTELFDLEFLAGHLEPAHDELLKYIGVVTLNNRYGIKGRNGDALEVPQYFWMRIAMGLSLNEQNPNEAAIAFYEKMSKLEYLAAGSTLVNAGTIYPQLANCFVMEMQDDMEHIAKTTRDVMWLTKGTGGIGLSVTKLRAQGSPIRSNNTTSTGPIPFMHTIDSILRAVSRGGKKFGALCFYMENWHMDFPEFLELRNNSGDPYRRTRTANTAVWISDEFMKRVQNDDDWYLFDPLEVADLNELYGAAFSAKYQEYVAKAEAGEMHMFKKITAREQFKSILISLQTTSHPWLTWKDTINNRALNNNTGTIHLSNLCTEITLPQDEDNVSVCNLASINLSQHMLDVENAGLSVDFKKIEESARLAVRQLDNLIDITRSSVKEADFSNSENRAVGLGVMGFTDIIERLGISYESEAAYDLIDEIMEHVSYAAIDESANLAQLRGSYPNFQGSRWSEGLVPLDSIALTEADRGMEIKVNRKTRLDWDALRLKVKGGMRNATLMAIAPTASIGLVAGTTPGLDPQFSQIFSRATSNGKFLEVNRNLVVDLQKLGIWDSTKESILRSQGDIQNVAAIPDHLKEVYKTSFQLSPYAFLEVAARAQKWIDQAISRNMYLETRDLGDMMDIYFAAWERGVKTTYYLHMKPRHTAEQSTVKVNKSEEIGSGAKKGFGAAAASGAPVEAAVSAAPARRGFGGLAKGDA, from the coding sequence GTGGGAATCACGGTAGTTAAGCGCGATGGCGAGCGCGAGCCATACGACGCGAACAAGATCAACCTCGCGATCGAGCACGCGAGTGCCGGTCTTGACGAGAACATCACCTGGGTCACCCAGATCGCCTCGGAGCTCGAGCTCACGCTCTTCGACGGCATCACGACCCAGCAGCTCGACGAGGCAGTCATCCAGGTGGCCCTCCAGAACGTGAAGGACGACCCGGCCTTCGACATCGTCGCCGCCCGTCTCCTGCTCAAGACGATCTACAAGCGCGTGCTCGGTGACTACGAGACCGCCGACGAGCTGAAGTCGCTGCACAAGCAGCACTTCGCCGCTAACGTCACCCGCGGCGTCGACGAGAAGCTGCTCGACCCGCGCCTGACCGAGCTCTTCGACCTCGAGTTCCTCGCCGGCCACCTCGAGCCGGCCCACGATGAGCTGCTCAAGTACATCGGTGTCGTCACCCTCAACAACCGCTACGGCATCAAGGGCCGCAACGGCGATGCCCTCGAGGTTCCCCAGTACTTCTGGATGCGTATCGCGATGGGACTCTCGCTCAACGAGCAGAACCCCAACGAGGCGGCCATCGCCTTCTACGAGAAGATGTCCAAGCTCGAGTACCTCGCGGCCGGCTCCACCCTCGTCAACGCCGGAACGATTTACCCGCAGCTCGCGAACTGCTTCGTCATGGAGATGCAGGACGACATGGAGCACATCGCGAAGACCACGCGCGATGTCATGTGGCTGACCAAGGGCACCGGCGGAATCGGCCTCTCGGTCACGAAGCTCCGTGCGCAGGGTTCGCCCATCCGCTCGAACAACACGACGTCGACCGGACCCATCCCGTTTATGCACACCATCGACTCGATTCTTCGGGCGGTGAGCCGGGGAGGCAAGAAGTTCGGCGCCCTCTGTTTCTACATGGAGAACTGGCACATGGACTTCCCGGAGTTCCTGGAGCTGCGCAACAACTCCGGTGACCCGTACCGCCGCACCCGCACCGCGAACACCGCGGTCTGGATCAGCGACGAGTTCATGAAGCGCGTGCAGAACGACGACGACTGGTACCTCTTCGACCCGCTCGAGGTCGCAGACCTCAACGAGCTCTACGGTGCCGCGTTCAGCGCGAAGTACCAGGAGTACGTCGCGAAGGCCGAAGCCGGCGAGATGCACATGTTCAAGAAGATCACGGCTCGCGAGCAGTTCAAGTCGATCCTGATCTCCCTCCAGACCACGAGCCACCCGTGGCTCACCTGGAAGGACACGATCAACAACCGTGCGCTCAACAACAACACGGGAACGATCCACCTCTCGAACCTCTGCACCGAGATCACGCTTCCGCAGGACGAAGACAACGTCTCCGTCTGCAACCTCGCGTCGATCAACCTGTCGCAGCACATGCTCGACGTCGAGAACGCCGGCCTGAGTGTCGACTTCAAGAAGATCGAGGAGAGCGCTCGCCTCGCGGTGCGCCAGCTCGACAACCTGATCGACATCACGCGCTCCTCGGTCAAGGAGGCGGACTTCTCGAACAGCGAGAACCGCGCCGTCGGCCTGGGAGTTATGGGCTTCACCGACATCATCGAGCGCCTCGGCATCAGCTACGAGAGCGAAGCGGCCTACGACCTGATCGACGAGATCATGGAGCACGTCTCCTACGCGGCGATCGACGAGAGCGCGAACCTCGCGCAGCTGCGTGGCTCCTACCCGAACTTCCAGGGCAGCCGCTGGTCGGAGGGCCTCGTGCCCCTCGACTCGATCGCGCTGACCGAGGCGGACCGTGGCATGGAGATCAAGGTCAACCGCAAGACCCGCCTCGACTGGGACGCCCTGCGTCTCAAGGTCAAGGGGGGAATGCGCAACGCGACGCTCATGGCGATCGCGCCCACCGCATCCATCGGTCTCGTGGCGGGAACGACCCCGGGTCTCGACCCGCAGTTCTCGCAGATCTTCAGCCGCGCAACCTCGAACGGCAAGTTCCTCGAGGTCAACCGCAACCTGGTCGTCGACCTGCAGAAGCTCGGCATCTGGGACTCCACGAAGGAGTCGATCCTGCGCAGCCAGGGCGACATCCAGAACGTGGCCGCCATCCCGGACCACCTCAAGGAGGTGTACAAGACGAGCTTCCAGCTGTCGCCGTACGCGTTCCTCGAGGTCGCCGCTCGCGCCCAGAAGTGGATCGACCAGGCCATCAGCCGCAACATGTACCTCGAGACGCGTGACCTCGGCGACATGATGGACATCTACTTCGCAGCATGGGAGCGCGGCGTGAAGACGACGTACTACCTGCACATGAAGCCGCGCCACACCGCCGAGCAGTCCACCGTCAAGGTGAACAAGTCCGAGGAGATCGGGTCGGGCGCCAAGAAGGGCTTCGGCGCGGCTGCCGCATCGGGCGCTCCGGTCGAGGCCGCGGTCTCCGCCGCTCCCGCCCGTCGTGGCTTCGGTGGACTCGCGAAGGGTGACGCGTAA
- a CDS encoding ribonucleotide-diphosphate reductase subunit beta, translating to MGILGTGLQDGLLLKPIKYQWAMDLYDQAVANTWFPNEIQLGEDIADFKKMTDEERHAVTFLMSYFNPNELLVNKALAFGVYPYVSAAECSLYLAKQMWEEANHCMSFEYVLETFPIDREAAYNSHVDIPSMARKEEFELKFIRRMTEQTLDITTTEGKKDFVRNLVAYNVVLEGIWFYSGFMVALSFRQRNLLRNFGSLMDWVVRDESLHLKFGINLILTVLEENPDLQTEEFAAEIKQMILDAVEMEEAYNHDLLPNGILGLNATYINQYVKYLADRRLEELGFDAHYNVSNPAKWMAAANDTLQLVNFFESTNTSYESNASATTKAKVE from the coding sequence ATGGGCATTTTAGGAACAGGGCTTCAGGACGGACTCCTCCTCAAGCCGATCAAGTACCAGTGGGCCATGGACCTGTACGACCAGGCCGTCGCGAACACGTGGTTCCCCAACGAGATCCAGCTCGGTGAGGACATCGCGGACTTCAAGAAGATGACGGACGAAGAGCGCCACGCGGTGACCTTCCTGATGTCGTACTTCAACCCGAACGAGCTGCTCGTCAACAAGGCACTCGCGTTCGGCGTCTACCCCTACGTCTCCGCGGCAGAGTGCAGCCTGTACCTCGCCAAGCAGATGTGGGAAGAGGCGAACCACTGCATGTCGTTCGAGTACGTGCTCGAGACCTTCCCGATCGACCGGGAAGCCGCGTACAACTCGCATGTCGACATCCCGTCGATGGCGCGCAAGGAGGAGTTCGAGCTCAAGTTCATCCGTCGTATGACGGAGCAGACGCTCGACATCACCACCACCGAGGGCAAAAAGGACTTCGTTCGCAACCTGGTTGCGTACAACGTTGTGCTCGAGGGCATCTGGTTCTACTCGGGCTTTATGGTCGCCCTGTCGTTCCGCCAGCGAAACCTGCTGCGCAACTTCGGTTCGCTCATGGACTGGGTGGTTCGGGATGAGAGCCTGCACCTCAAGTTCGGCATCAACCTGATCCTGACCGTGCTCGAGGAGAACCCCGACCTGCAGACGGAGGAGTTCGCCGCCGAGATCAAGCAGATGATCCTGGATGCGGTCGAGATGGAAGAGGCCTACAACCATGACCTGCTCCCGAACGGGATCCTCGGCCTCAACGCCACGTACATCAACCAGTACGTGAAGTACCTGGCCGACCGCCGTCTCGAGGAGCTCGGTTTCGACGCGCACTACAACGTGTCGAACCCCGCCAAGTGGATGGCTGCCGCCAACGACACCCTCCAGCTCGTCAACTTCTTCGAGTCGACGAACACCTCGTACGAGTCGAACGCTTCGGCGACGACGAAGGCCAAGGTCGAGTAG
- a CDS encoding LLM class flavin-dependent oxidoreductase, translated as MKFGYWTPVYGGFLRNVGDEGGMAATWDYVKRVSQQADALGWDITLVPELYLNDRKGVDAPSLEAWSLSSAIAAVTTDLRIMTAVRPGFHLPTVIAKTAATLSDISSDRFSLNVVSAWWAEEAKQYGGVFASHDERYIQSTEFVNVLKGMWRDERFTLQGQFYDVPQAVLSPKPRVAPRIFAGGESESGREAISAFADAYVMHGGTPEEVAPKVADVHNRRTRLQGAPFEEVGMAAYVIIRDTEREALAELERITTFDPGSPGFASFEEFQKHSNLDVELTKREYSVGTRGLRPNLVGTAEQVAERIADLEAAGVDLLLVQSSPLHNELDRIAEQLFPLVGAAPVLEVAR; from the coding sequence ATGAAATTCGGTTACTGGACACCCGTCTACGGCGGCTTCCTGCGCAACGTCGGCGACGAGGGCGGCATGGCGGCCACCTGGGACTACGTGAAGCGCGTCTCGCAGCAGGCCGACGCGCTCGGCTGGGACATCACACTTGTTCCCGAGCTCTACCTCAATGACCGCAAGGGGGTGGATGCGCCCAGCCTCGAAGCGTGGTCGCTCTCCAGCGCGATCGCCGCGGTCACCACCGACCTGCGCATCATGACGGCCGTGCGCCCCGGCTTCCACCTGCCGACCGTCATCGCCAAGACGGCGGCAACGCTCTCCGACATCAGCTCCGACCGCTTCTCGCTCAACGTCGTCTCGGCGTGGTGGGCTGAAGAGGCGAAGCAGTACGGGGGTGTCTTCGCGTCACACGATGAGCGGTACATCCAGTCGACGGAATTCGTGAACGTGCTGAAGGGCATGTGGCGCGATGAGCGGTTCACCCTGCAGGGACAGTTCTACGACGTGCCACAGGCGGTGTTGAGCCCCAAGCCGCGCGTGGCCCCGCGCATCTTCGCGGGTGGCGAGAGCGAGTCGGGGCGTGAGGCGATCTCAGCCTTCGCCGACGCGTACGTCATGCACGGCGGGACTCCCGAAGAGGTCGCGCCCAAGGTCGCCGACGTGCACAACCGGCGCACCCGGCTGCAGGGTGCGCCTTTCGAGGAGGTCGGCATGGCGGCCTACGTCATCATCCGCGACACCGAGCGCGAGGCCCTTGCCGAGCTCGAGCGCATCACGACCTTCGACCCGGGCTCCCCGGGCTTCGCCTCGTTCGAGGAATTCCAGAAGCACTCCAACCTCGACGTCGAGCTCACCAAGCGCGAGTACTCGGTCGGCACCCGTGGGCTGCGCCCCAACCTGGTCGGCACGGCCGAGCAGGTCGCCGAACGCATCGCCGACCTCGAGGCGGCCGGCGTCGACCTGCTGCTCGTGCAGTCCTCGCCGCTGCACAACGAGCTCGACCGCATCGCCGAGCAGCTGTTCCCACTCGTCGGCGCGGCTCCGGTGCTGGAGGTTGCTCGATGA
- a CDS encoding aromatic amino acid lyase translates to MPQLSRKPIGVADVTAVARAGEPVSLTSVVERDLAASYSLLEAARAEGMTLPSTARVPAAHLSEEETRAAVFARLVGISRGGSGTDPALAHEIVSALNRGISLPVDVSSAAIGVGALVVDQLARLVNASDFAVALSVSALRATGAGGSAAPFSAQVQSAHRSVGQAASAARIGSLLTDLDAATTDPIAFRSAPQVNGALAEAVTALAAAVTLELNSRADDPLVDLDTGSVVRGGNSELVGLTLAFERVRLALAHVAAASEARASVVQSALVEAPVVYSVHVGGRENAVDPLGTLHLLQLSLTVTLDLLSDEAEVAAGVAQASVLSPPLAAYAEALAGSYAPDTLLAAANPVRSEEPTIEALDDEI, encoded by the coding sequence GTGCCCCAACTCAGCAGGAAACCGATCGGCGTCGCGGATGTCACGGCCGTCGCCCGCGCAGGCGAACCGGTCTCGCTCACGAGTGTCGTCGAGCGTGATCTCGCGGCCTCGTACTCCCTGCTCGAGGCGGCGCGCGCGGAGGGGATGACGCTGCCATCGACCGCCCGCGTTCCGGCCGCGCACCTCAGCGAGGAGGAGACCCGCGCCGCGGTGTTCGCGCGCCTCGTCGGGATCAGCCGCGGGGGATCGGGAACGGACCCGGCGCTCGCGCACGAGATCGTCTCGGCCCTGAACCGGGGCATCAGCCTGCCGGTGGACGTGAGTTCGGCGGCCATCGGAGTGGGCGCGCTCGTCGTCGACCAGTTGGCACGACTCGTGAATGCGAGCGACTTCGCCGTGGCGCTGTCGGTGAGCGCGCTGCGGGCGACCGGCGCCGGCGGAAGCGCTGCGCCCTTCTCCGCGCAGGTGCAGTCGGCGCACCGCTCCGTCGGGCAGGCCGCCTCCGCTGCGCGCATAGGCTCGCTACTCACCGATCTGGATGCCGCGACCACCGACCCCATCGCCTTCCGCTCGGCGCCGCAGGTGAATGGCGCGCTCGCCGAGGCGGTGACCGCGCTTGCCGCCGCCGTCACCCTGGAGCTCAACTCCCGCGCCGACGATCCGCTCGTCGATCTGGATACCGGGAGCGTCGTCCGTGGCGGCAACAGCGAACTCGTCGGCCTGACCCTCGCCTTCGAGCGGGTGCGTCTTGCTCTCGCTCATGTCGCCGCGGCGAGTGAGGCGCGAGCGAGCGTTGTGCAGTCCGCGCTCGTCGAGGCGCCCGTCGTGTATTCGGTGCACGTGGGCGGTCGGGAGAACGCCGTGGATCCACTCGGCACCCTGCATCTGCTGCAGCTCTCGCTGACGGTAACGCTCGACCTGCTCAGTGACGAGGCCGAGGTCGCCGCAGGTGTCGCTCAGGCTTCGGTGCTGTCCCCGCCGCTGGCCGCGTACGCCGAGGCGCTCGCCGGCAGCTACGCACCCGACACGCTGCTGGCGGCGGCGAACCCGGTGCGCTCGGAGGAGCCGACCATCGAGGCCCTCGACGACGAGATCTAG
- a CDS encoding alpha/beta hydrolase, producing the protein MSTPPSIERWDEPLGATPRGTLILLAGRGEAASVYTRFARRLSADAYRVRVVRDVTDDPKASTATVRGLIAESEILPVVLIGSDAGSVLALDIASDARSGVAAVVSAGLPSAHGLLADAQTQLDARSACPVHRKVLEDALAVDPLALARDLPRELRLPAPASVRIPVLAIHGNIDSIASIAEVQSYYRQLPHARVAVVHDGRHDILNDVSHRSVAATIVLFLEEIRLGVPALELA; encoded by the coding sequence ATGAGCACACCCCCGAGCATCGAGCGATGGGATGAGCCTCTCGGCGCAACTCCCCGCGGAACTCTCATTCTGCTGGCCGGGCGGGGCGAGGCGGCCTCCGTCTACACCCGCTTCGCGCGCCGACTGTCGGCGGATGCGTACCGCGTACGCGTGGTGCGCGACGTGACCGACGACCCGAAGGCGTCCACGGCGACGGTGCGCGGGCTCATCGCCGAGAGCGAGATCCTGCCGGTTGTGCTCATCGGCTCGGACGCGGGCAGCGTGCTCGCGCTCGACATCGCGAGCGACGCGCGGTCCGGTGTTGCCGCAGTCGTATCGGCCGGGCTGCCGAGCGCCCACGGCCTGCTCGCCGACGCCCAGACACAGCTCGACGCGCGGTCGGCCTGCCCCGTGCACCGCAAGGTGCTCGAGGATGCCCTTGCCGTCGACCCGCTGGCGCTCGCCCGCGACCTGCCTCGCGAGCTACGGCTGCCGGCCCCAGCCTCCGTGCGGATCCCCGTGCTCGCCATCCACGGCAACATCGACTCGATCGCAAGCATCGCGGAGGTGCAGTCGTACTACCGGCAGCTGCCCCACGCGCGGGTTGCGGTCGTGCACGACGGACGCCACGACATCCTCAACGACGTGAGCCACCGCAGCGTCGCCGCCACCATCGTGCTGTTCCTCGAAGAGATCCGGTTGGGGGTGCCGGCCCTCGAGCTCGCCTAG
- a CDS encoding GNAT family N-acetyltransferase, protein MNFETVAWDDARALALRAAMDVETSAMYADRSAAQTPDEQAAVDRSLAIDPATMVHTVIAIDDGVPVGHAALRPWNEELEVKKVFIAANARGRGLSRALMTELERVAGERGIPSLVLQTGDRQLAAIALYESMGYRPIEVYGLYNAIPRALCYRKNL, encoded by the coding sequence ATGAATTTTGAAACAGTGGCGTGGGATGACGCCCGCGCGCTCGCCCTGCGCGCCGCCATGGACGTCGAGACGAGCGCGATGTACGCGGACCGCTCGGCCGCCCAGACTCCCGACGAGCAGGCTGCGGTGGACCGATCCCTCGCGATCGACCCGGCGACCATGGTCCACACGGTGATCGCGATCGACGACGGGGTGCCCGTGGGGCACGCCGCCCTGCGCCCGTGGAACGAGGAACTCGAGGTGAAGAAGGTGTTCATCGCCGCGAACGCCCGAGGGCGGGGACTGTCACGCGCGCTGATGACCGAGTTGGAGCGGGTGGCGGGGGAGCGGGGCATCCCGTCTCTCGTTCTGCAGACGGGGGATCGCCAGCTCGCGGCGATCGCGCTGTACGAGTCGATGGGCTACCGGCCGATCGAGGTCTATGGACTGTACAACGCCATCCCGCGCGCGCTCTGCTACCGCAAGAACCTCTAG